One Gemmatimonadales bacterium genomic window, GAGGCGGGGCTCCGCACCAGTGGCACGATCGCGGCGCACCTTGCGGTCTATCGCTCCGCAGTTCGCGACGCATTGGTTCAGGCCCGTGAACAGGACGGGCGCGCCTATTTCGAGAACGCCGCCCGGCTGACGATCCGCGGTCTGGAAATCGGGGCGGCCTGGCAGCCGGCGCCATGGCTTGCCGCGCAGCTCAGCTACAGCCACACCGACGCCCGCTTCAGTCGCTACCTGCTGCGCGACGGCGCGACGCAGGTCTCACTCGACGGCAATCTGGTCCCGGGCATTCCGCGCCACCTTTTCCGTGGTGTCCTGACTGCCAACGCGGGGCCCCTCCTGGTCGAATGGGATCAGCAGCTCACCTCGCAGATCTACGCCGACGACCGCAACACGCTCGCTGCGGATGGCTGGGGTCTGGGCATTACATCGATCCGGCTGCGGGCGGCAGCCGGCGCCGGGGGCGGGCTCGGCATGGCGCCGTTCGTGGGCGTTTCCAACCTCTGGAACCGCCGCTATGTGGCTTCGGTGACCGTCAACGGTTTCGGCGGCCGCGTCTACGAGCCGGCGCCGGGGCGCTGGTTCTATGCAGGCCTGGAGGCGTCGCTGAGACCACGCTGACGTCGAGTTGGTGGCTCAGAGCATCGAGACCGGATCGCGATCGATGGTAACCCGAACCCGTGCCGTTCCGGCCAGTCGCGGTGCTGCGTACCTGACGATTCGTCCCAGCGCGCCTTCGGGCCCCTTGAGGACAGCATGCCACCGGTAGCGATCCTTGACCTTCTCGACCGGGCACGGCGCGGGGCCGAGCACCTGGACCGGCAACTGATGGCGGTCGACCAACGCTGCCACCCAGTCGGCAATGCGGGATGCGGTCCGGGACACCAACCCTTCCGACGTTCCCGACACCACGATATTGACCAGCGAGAGGCTCGGCGGGTAGGGCGGATCCTCGCGCGCGGCCCGCTCCATGGCCCAGAACGCCTCGGTATCGTGATGCGCCGCCAGTCGCAGCGCGGGATGATCCGGGTTCCGCGTCTGCACCAGCACGCGCCCGCCCTTGGGTCCCCGCCCTGCCCGCCCGGCCACCTGCGTAATCAGCTGAAAGGTTCGCTCGGCGGCGCGGAAATCGGGCAGATGCAAGCCGACATCCGCGTCGACCACACCCACCAGCGTCACATTGGGGAAGTCGATGCCCTTGGCCACCATCTGCGTACCAACCAGGATGTCGACCTGCCCCTTTTCGACCCGCTCGAGGATCCGGTGGTGCGACCACTTGGACCCCGTGGTATCGAGATCCATTCGCGCCACCCGGGCCTCGGGAACCCGCTCGGCCACGACCTGTTCGACCTGCTGCGTTCCGACCCCGCGACTGCGAACCGTCGGATGTCCGCACGCCTTGCACGCCTCCTCGAGCGGCGCATGATGACCGCAGTAGTGACAGCGCAGTCGGGCCGGGTGACGGTGTATCGTGAGCGAGATACTGCAGTGGGGACAGGTGACCACGTCACCGCACGACGGGCATTGCAGGAACGAGGCAAAGCCGCGGCGATTGAGCAGCAGGAGCGCTTGCTCGCCCCGCGCCACCGTTCGTCGCAGCGCGTCATCGAGTGCGACGCTCCAGGGCAAACCACCGACGCCCTGAACCTGCGGGGCGGTCTTCAGGTCGACCAGCTCGACGGGGGGGAGCGGGCGGGATCCGACTCGGTCCGGCAGCCGAATGAGCCGATCGGTCCGCGCCAGCGCCGCTGCGGTTTCGAGGCTTGGTGTCGCGCTGCCCAGCACGAGCCGGGCCCCGTCGAGCCTGCAACGCACCCGCGCCACGTCGCGCGCATGGTACCGGGGCGCCTCGCCGTTCTTATAGGTAGCCTCGTGCTCCTCATCGATCACGATGTACCCAAGCGACGGAATCGGCGCGAAGACCGCCGACCTCGGCCCGACCGCGACCATGCGTTCGCCCCGCCTGAGCGCGCGCCAGGCATCGGTCCGTTCCCCTTCGGACAGCGCGCTGTGCAGCACCGCCACGCGATCGCCAAACACGCCGCGGACCCGACTGACCGTCTGCGGCGTCAGGCCGATCTCCGGAACCAGCACGATCGCCCCACGACCGGCGGCCACCGCCTGACTGATGGCCTCCAGATACACCAGCGTCTTACCGCTGCCGGTCACGCCAAACAGCAGCGCATCCTGTCCCGGCTCGAGCGCCGCAATCCGCTCGACGGCCAGGCGCTGCGGCTCGCTGGGCAGCGGGGGCGCCGTGACACTCATGGCCGCAAAGGGATCGCGATACTGCTCCAGCTCGACAATGCGAACCAGGCCATCCTCGATCAATGCATCGATCACGGCGGCACTGACGTCCAGTCGGGCTTTGACGTCAGGAACCGGCAGCGGGGCGCCGGCCTGCTCGACCAGTTCGTAGACCTCGCGTCGCCTCGGTCGGCGCGCAAAGTGGAGGTCCCTCTCGAGCAGGCCAAGACGGGGCTCGGCCAGTTCCAAGGCACGAACCGTGGCACGGCTGATATCCGCGGGCGGGCTCTCGGTATCGAGCCGGATGGCTCCGATGCGCACCAGACGATCGGCCACCGACCAGAGCGGCTTCTGGAGCGCCCGCGCGGCACTGCTCATCGAGGCCCGCCCGCCCTTCCGGTCGAGCCAGCGGATCAGGTCGCCAGCCGTGCCGCCACCCACACCCGCATCCGAGAGCCGGATCAGGTGCAGCTCCGACTCGCCCCAGAGCGGACCCGGCAGCATGGCCTTGAGAGTGAGGCCTAACGGCGTCCCGTAGTACCCGGCCATCCACTCAGCCGTGCGCAGCAAGGACGGAGGCAGGGACGGCTCATCATCCGGCGCCGCCAGAATCTCGCGTGGCTGGACGGCCGGCGGGGCCTCGTCGGTACCCACCACGACCCCCACCATCTCGCGTCGACGAACCGGCACCACCACCCGGGCACCCGGGACGACCCGATCGGCAAGCGGTGTCGGGACGGCGTAGGTGTACGGCGTGGCAACGGGAAGCGGTAGCGCGACCTGCACCAAGGGGGAAACAACGGCCATGCCGGGAATGTAAGGCCACGACCCGGGCAACGGATACGCGAACGGGGGAGCGGCAAGCTTGCCGCTCCCCCGTCGACACCACGACCCGCTGCGTCCTAGCCGCGAACGCCGACCCCGAGCCCCGGGCCGGTCGGCAGCACGATCTGACCGTTGTCGATCGTGGCACCGGTGTACGGGTCATTGGACAGGAGCGCGGCGCCGTCCAGATCGGCGATGTCGACCAGGGGCGTGAAGTGCGCAGCAGCCGTGATCGCAATCGAGGACTCCAGCATGCAGCCCACCATCACCATCATGTGATGCGCCCGCGCAATCGCGATCATTCGGATCGCCTCGCGGAGGCTGCCCGTCTTGGCCAGCTTGATGTTGATGCCGTCGACCATGCCCACCAGCCGCGGAATATCGGCCGAGGTGATGCAGCTCTCGTCGACGATGAGGGGAATCCGGGATGCTTTCGCGATCAGGCCCAGCCCCTCGATGTCGTTGGGGACCAGCGGCTGCTCCAGGACCGTCACGCCGTACTCCTCGAGGATCGGCAGCATCCGGATCGTCTGCTTGCGGGTCCAGCCGCAGTTGGCGTCGACCCGCAACTCGCGATCGGTGACATCCCGAATGGCCTGAAGGATCTCGAGGTCGTTTTCGAGCCCCAGCTTGATCTTGAGAATCGGATACTGCTCGGCCTCCCGGACCTTCTTCTTGATCATCTCGGCCGTGTCGATGCCGATCGTGAAGGTCGACTTCGGCGCCTTGGCCGCATCGAGCCCCCAGAGCTGATAGAGCGGCACGCCGAGCCGCTTGCCGACCAGGTCGTGCAGCGCGGTGGAGATTGCCGCGCGGACCGAGTTGTTGTCGGTGACGAACGCCTCGAGCGTGCGCTCGGCGTCTTCCAGGTGGAAGGCGTTTTCGGGCATCACGCTCGCGTAGGCGTCGATGGCCGCCAGCGCCGTCTCGACCGTCTCGCCGTAGAAGGCCACCGGCGTCACTTCACCCCATCCCTCGAGCCCGTCGCTGTCGATGACTTTGACGAGAATGGTCCGATTGGTGTCCCGGCTGCTCCGGGCAATCTTGAAGGGGTACTTGGTCTTGAGGGTCAGGATTTCGGTCTGAATGCGCAGGCGGGCCACGGGAAAGCCTCTCGGTTACGGCGCCAATGAAGGGTGGTCAGGGGTTCCACGAACGGCGTGAATTGTATCCGTTCGTGGACACAATGCCAATGCGGCGAGGCGTCGGATCAGGCCATGGCGCGGACGACGGCTTCAGCGCCGTCCGCGAGACGGTGCGGCACGTAGCCGCCTTCGAGCACGGCCATCAGGGGCACCTCGGGAAAGGCGGTACGAATCCGGCCGACCCAGGTAGCGTAGTGCTCGGGCTCCAGGGTAAACCCGCCGAGCAGGTCACCCCGCATCGAGTCGAAGCCGGCCGAAAGCAGGATGGCGCCCGGGGTCCAGCCGTCGGTTGCCTGCTGAATCGCGCTCCAGAGCGTTTCGAGATACGCCTCGGCCGGGAGGCCGGCCCGCATCGGCAGGTTGGTGACGTTGCCGACGCCCCGCTCGTCGCGCGACCCGCTGAAGGGCCAATGCGGCCACTGATGCATCGAGATGAAGCGGATGGCAGGATCCTGCTCGACGAGCGCCTGGGTACCGTTGCCGTGGTGTACGTCCCAATCGACGATCAGCACGCGTTCGATTCCGTAGGTCTGCGCTTCGCGGGCCGCAATCACGACGTTGCCGAGCAGGCAGAATCCCATGGCGGTATCGGCGAGCGCGTGGTGCCCCGGGGGGCGTACCGCGGCAAAGGCGGGTTGCCCCCCCAGGGCCGACTCGAGCGCAGCAAGCGTTGCTCCGGCGCCCCCCATGGCGGCTTCGAAGCTGGCTTCGTTCATCGCGGTATCGGCGTCGAGCGTTCCGCCGCCGGCCCTGGCCATGGCCTCGAGACGGTCGAGATATGCCGCCGGATGCACCCGTTCGACGACTGATCGGGCCGCCGGCTCCGCCTCGCGAACCGCGGCAGCATCGATGCCGCGGAGTCGATCGAGCAGGACTTCGATGCGACGGGGAGACTCGGGATGCCCGATGCGAACGACGTGATCCGGGCAGCGCGAGTGGGTAAAGACCGGTGCGATCATTGGCACCGGGCA contains:
- a CDS encoding histone deacetylase — encoded protein: MIAPVFTHSRCPDHVVRIGHPESPRRIEVLLDRLRGIDAAAVREAEPAARSVVERVHPAAYLDRLEAMARAGGGTLDADTAMNEASFEAAMGGAGATLAALESALGGQPAFAAVRPPGHHALADTAMGFCLLGNVVIAAREAQTYGIERVLIVDWDVHHGNGTQALVEQDPAIRFISMHQWPHWPFSGSRDERGVGNVTNLPMRAGLPAEAYLETLWSAIQQATDGWTPGAILLSAGFDSMRGDLLGGFTLEPEHYATWVGRIRTAFPEVPLMAVLEGGYVPHRLADGAEAVVRAMA
- a CDS encoding dipeptide epimerase encodes the protein MARLRIQTEILTLKTKYPFKIARSSRDTNRTILVKVIDSDGLEGWGEVTPVAFYGETVETALAAIDAYASVMPENAFHLEDAERTLEAFVTDNNSVRAAISTALHDLVGKRLGVPLYQLWGLDAAKAPKSTFTIGIDTAEMIKKKVREAEQYPILKIKLGLENDLEILQAIRDVTDRELRVDANCGWTRKQTIRMLPILEEYGVTVLEQPLVPNDIEGLGLIAKASRIPLIVDESCITSADIPRLVGMVDGINIKLAKTGSLREAIRMIAIARAHHMMVMVGCMLESSIAITAAAHFTPLVDIADLDGAALLSNDPYTGATIDNGQIVLPTGPGLGVGVRG
- the priA gene encoding primosomal protein N', encoding MAVVSPLVQVALPLPVATPYTYAVPTPLADRVVPGARVVVPVRRREMVGVVVGTDEAPPAVQPREILAAPDDEPSLPPSLLRTAEWMAGYYGTPLGLTLKAMLPGPLWGESELHLIRLSDAGVGGGTAGDLIRWLDRKGGRASMSSAARALQKPLWSVADRLVRIGAIRLDTESPPADISRATVRALELAEPRLGLLERDLHFARRPRRREVYELVEQAGAPLPVPDVKARLDVSAAVIDALIEDGLVRIVELEQYRDPFAAMSVTAPPLPSEPQRLAVERIAALEPGQDALLFGVTGSGKTLVYLEAISQAVAAGRGAIVLVPEIGLTPQTVSRVRGVFGDRVAVLHSALSEGERTDAWRALRRGERMVAVGPRSAVFAPIPSLGYIVIDEEHEATYKNGEAPRYHARDVARVRCRLDGARLVLGSATPSLETAAALARTDRLIRLPDRVGSRPLPPVELVDLKTAPQVQGVGGLPWSVALDDALRRTVARGEQALLLLNRRGFASFLQCPSCGDVVTCPHCSISLTIHRHPARLRCHYCGHHAPLEEACKACGHPTVRSRGVGTQQVEQVVAERVPEARVARMDLDTTGSKWSHHRILERVEKGQVDILVGTQMVAKGIDFPNVTLVGVVDADVGLHLPDFRAAERTFQLITQVAGRAGRGPKGGRVLVQTRNPDHPALRLAAHHDTEAFWAMERAAREDPPYPPSLSLVNIVVSGTSEGLVSRTASRIADWVAALVDRHQLPVQVLGPAPCPVEKVKDRYRWHAVLKGPEGALGRIVRYAAPRLAGTARVRVTIDRDPVSML